The Coffea arabica cultivar ET-39 chromosome 10e, Coffea Arabica ET-39 HiFi, whole genome shotgun sequence region GCTATCTGCATTCTGCTTTTCCAAGATAACAGTTTCTCATCGTCTGGGTAATAGAGGAGATCAGCAAGCAGCTGAGTTGCAGAGCATTCATACACCAAAGCAGGAAATTTCAATTCCAGGCAGCAGCCTCTAAGCTTCAGGATATTCTTGACGTGGCTCATCTGCGAAGAAACCGTTATATCACGAATAGGTCCACGGAAAACATGAGGGCTGATGGCTTCATATTCGCAGAATCTCTTGacaaagatttgtttttctCCAAGAGAACCTCGAAACATGCATCCACTGTCTCCCAGGAAGACTTTTTCTGTGAAGTCCTTCGTTGCTCCAAGGAGTTCTTTCAGCGAAAAGGTTCGAATTGGATTTTCATATCTTCCACCAAAAGAAGCCATTAACTCCTCTAGCAGGGCACCTCCATTCTCCAAGAAGAAGGGTGAGGTTTCATCTTCCTTCTGTCGTTTTCTGAAGAGAGGTATCATTTTTTGGCTTTGGTCCTCAAGAAAATTGCTCAGATATCATAAAACCAGTAATTCATTCTAAGGTATGGGAAGTATCTCTAGTTGCCTATATATCAAACTTAATTCTGATTTAAATAATTGATCAGCTTAGACTATGCATAGAACTTCAGAGAAGATCCGAGCAGATTTGGTGGTTTTACTTTGACATTTTGGCACGCATTTGTCTTGTTTTGGCCCCATTTCCTTACTGTCAGgtccacttcaatgagttcttgtcTCGTACGCTACGGCAAAACATCAAACTCGGTTGCTTTTTCGTCATTAAAATCTTATCCGGTGATCAAGAGTTCAATAAATGGGATGTTGCATGAGACATACCATCCAATATTTTTTGTTGACTAGGGAACATTTTTTGTTGACAAGGGAACGCAGCCGCTATTCGAGAGTGCACACTACAATAGCTAGCAACCTCTTCTAGGACAGGGTTTGCCTAATACGTCTTATCCCTCTATGTGAAAATATAGTCAAGTTATATCATTATTCTCAATAGAAAAAATTGATGACTATGATATATCTCTGAAGCTGCATCCCGTTTTTGATGACTATGATATGTCTCTAAAGTTTTTGAGGATATTtaggtaaaattcggccaaaagagtgaaaaaaaaatataaaggatTCCTCATAGGATCAAATTTGATACCCctaccattaaataaataataatatattatgacGCCAAATTCAACAGCcatttttttagggttttttttttgaaggaagtgTATTTGTTTATTATAAGAAGAGAATTTGGAGTACAAATAGATTTAGGTTGAAATTAGATTAAAGTTGTTGTTTACATGGAAATGAAATCTTTAAACAACGGGAAGaacaaaaattccaagaaacgTTAAATCTGGAAACGGCCTTCAGTAACTATAACTGAAGAAGTGCCAATAGTGCATTATCCCCTGTATACGAAAGAGAAACCATATCCTTGGCGTAGATAGAAACGGCAACTCATGAATATATAAGTCATTTTAGTATTGTAGTCATGAATATATTAAATGTAATTTTAATTTGGTAGTTAAGTGACTTGGACTTTTGAGGATTTGGGGCCGTAACAGTTGGAGGAAGCAACGGTTCCAGAAGGTTGATGatcaagatttggccaaaaaaatgtAAAGTCCAAATTTCATCTTGTACATCATTTTTCACATCATGTGTAGGGTTCACAAAATTTTGGTCTATAATTACGCATCACGCAAAGTGAGTTACATCATGTGTAAATTGAGTTATATCTTGcgtaaaatacacaaaatcgaTCCGAACGGTTTCTATGCTGACTATTCCTGCCCCAAATTCAACTTTTGATATCATAGGTAATTCTAAGTGTCCTTTTTTAATTCTAACTCTTTCCTTTGAAATAGAGTTGTTGAGTGGTGGCTTCGCATGCAATCAGACGTtcttagaggtatttttaaaaaattttagtgtaactatgcatgtgaaaattttttatgtaaATAGATGTTTTTGGGGATGCTCTTGAGAGTGCTTTTAAGTATgcattttgggatatttttagaatttaaaaattttttgaaaaacattttgaaaattaaaaacacCAACCACCGCCATCAGTGATCGCGACCACCTCCCTTCTCTTTtctccttcctcctcctccctctttcTTTCCGTCCGCCTCCTTCCTCCCCCAGCAGCGCACTTATATTCTCAAAGAATAAGAGTGAGATTTAATCTTTTTTCTGTCATTGTCTAAAGCACGGTAgcattttttggtttttggtcCTTCAGGAAATTGCTTGGAGATCATAAAAGTAGTAGTTCAGCTAAAGGTATGAACAGAATCTCTAGGAGTGTTCTGATTGAGTTATAGAGAAGGTGAGACTATGAAAAGGACTTCTGAAACAATCCAAGCAGATTTGGTGGTTGGCTTTTAGCATCATTTGTCAAATTAAGTATTAGGTCCAATTCAATGAATGCCTGACCTCGAACGCCACAGTGACACATCAAAGTTATTGGTTTTTCATCATCAAAGTGTGGGACCTGGGAATAAAGAGTTCAAAAAACATCTGACAGTTGTTTGAGAAATACCATCTACATTCAATGAAGGAAAGATCAGTATACTAACTCAAAAAGCTCTTGGTAATAtccttataatatatatatattttttgtaattaaTAGAGATAATGGACCTCCAAAAATATTAGCTGGGATTGAGTTCCTctacaaaaaatgagataaggAGGCGTAATATATAGAAACAACAATCTTCCTGCAGCATCACTCAGTCTGTTTTGGATTATCCAATGCAATATTCCTTCACTTCCTGAAAGATGGCTAAAAATCTGAACTCAACATTTGTTTGGTTGAGCTTGTTGGAAATCTAAAGAGTACAGATAAATATTTATGTTGCAGAACATATTTAGTTTCTAGTCAATTTTCAGTTACTCCAGATTGCTTTTAATGCCAATTATGAAGCCTATTTGATGTTATCTATGCAATAATTTTCTCAGAGATGAAGTTTGATTACACTGTTATAATGAAGCATGTCTCAGGAAGTCATGGAAAATTGAGAGAGATTTCTGTGTAACTGAAGTTCAGATTATTATTGACTTTACCTACAGACGTACTACTGTATCTTGAAGCTGTACTGTAAGAACATGGATCGGGCCTTTGAGCTCATTCAATGATCAGGTGGTGGTGGTAGAGCTAGCAACGAACAGCCTTCTCAATATGGAGGAGCTCTTTTGCAACATCAAGCATATCCGGTCTATCAGCTCTTTCATATTCTGTGCATCTTAAAGCCAGATCCAGGAACGCCAGCAAATTCTGCCTGAGCCCGTCACTGTTTTCTCCTTCAAAAATCTGTGGATCCAAAATTTGGTTAATTTGAGCATTGTCAAGGCAGTCTTTGATGTAATCTCTGACATGAATCCGTTCTACTGTTCCTTCTTGATACTTCACCATTGCTGTTTCTCCAGTGAAAAGCACAAGCATGAACATTCCAAAGCCAAAAACATCTGTCTTCTGAGTAATAAAGCCTGTAATCGTGTATTGAGGCTCTAAGTATCCAAATGTCCCTTTAACACGATCTTCCACCTGCAGTTCTCCAGGAGGAAGAGATATTGAAAATGTGAAGTCAAAAAGTTTAGCAACACCACATTGGtctattatcactttatttGGCGTCAAATCTCTATAAATAATCGGTGTAGGAAACGCAGAATGAAGATAACCAATAACATTGGCGATGTCCTTGGCAATCTTTATTCTACTTCCCCAAGACAGTCGTTTAGCATCATTTTTGTGGCTGAGATACTTGGCAAGAAGTTCAGTTCCAGCACATTCATACACTATAGCTGGACACTTGAATTCAAAACTGCATCCAATGAGCTTGAAGACATTCTTGAGGTGGCTCATCTGTGAAGTAATCACTAAGTCGCGGGTAGCTCCACGAAGAACGCATTTATCAGAGTCGCCTATATTGCTGTAAAGTTTAACTAATATTGGACGGCCTTCTAAGTTACCTCTGAACATGTAACCATTATCAGTCATGTGAGGAACTTGCTCTGAGAAATTGTTCGATGCCCTGATGAGTTGTTTTGCAGTGAAGCTTTTAATTGGAAGCTTGTATCGTCCTCCAAAAGATTCAATTAGCTCTTCCAAGACTAGACTTCCATTCTTCAAGAAGTTGGAAgatctctcttcttcttcttcctcctcctcgtTTCTTGCTTTAAGAAATGGTAAAGCTTTTCTGATACAATCCATGTAAGGATGTTTTTGAATATGGTTCTGAAATCACATTAGAGCAAAAGGAATTCGATTATCTTAGAACACATACAGAACAAAACATTATTATCAAAATGAAGCATCTGATATCAGAATTTTAGGAGTTAAGGTTTACAGCTTACAAAAGATAGATGAAAATTTAATTACCTGTAACTTCTGTAAAAAGATTGTGAAGGGAACCAGTTGCAACCAGAACGCTAAACAGAGAAACGTTGGACTTCTGATGATAGCTAAGAAAAGTCAGAAACAATTTGAGGTCTTTCGAGATGGAGATCAGCTTTCCTGCAGCAGAATATCCAATCGACTTTGACATTCAATGCATGTACCAAGAAAGATCTAAGCACGCGCTGTCAATGAAACTCCATGTGAATTTACTATTATGTCCTCAATATTTTTGCCTAATCTGCTAATTTACCCTTTATCAACTCTATTTCAgggaaaaattaattaaaaaaaaaaagaagaaaggtgtGCCTCGTGACCATTGTatagatgtttttttttttttttccctccataCTTTTTATGTTTGATGAAGATCTTGTACTTACAGTAATAAAACTAGTGGTTAGTAACTAATCAGATTATTACATACATCACCAAAATAAGCAATTGACTCCTCTGCCTGTCTATAACGGAGCTACCAAAACAAGATAACTTGCCCTTGAAAAGAGATTTAAAGtccgttttaaatttttaatcgAGAATTTAAATCTCCACCGTATAgttaaaaaatttcaaagagTATATTTGTGCACTCCTTTGGTCCTTTCCTCTAATCCCTTATTCGACTTAATTGGGTTGCCCCTCCCCTTAGTCAAGAAGAGtgagattttttctttcttctgccTTTATTCAACACAGAGCaacatctttttcctttttgggctCCACAAAGAAATTGCTGAGAGTTTGTATTGAATGAGAAAGGTCGGAGAATTGGCTAGGCAAGTACGAATGCATTCAACAGCTACCCAATGCAATGACCATATGAAGTTTGGTTTAGACCTAAACTGTAAAGGCCATATTAAGATACTTCCCAGCAGATGCTTGGTGCTTTCCACGATTTTCAATATACGTGTGTCTGGAACAGAACTAGTCCCGCTGCAGAAAAATGTGTTTGCACCTCCTTATTAATTAGTTGGTACTTGTGACTATTGTAGTTCTTGATGTTTTTCAGACACTTAAATAGTTGAATTGAAGATCTCATCTACATTTAGAAAAGTAGAGCTTAACATATGTTGCTTAGATAAAAGAAATACTCTTACCTATCCGATCCATGGTTCGCCATTGCGGGTCGCGTTCCTATCGCGGTTTCGGTTGTTCCGCATCTGTCACGGCATATCAGTTGAATATCAGGTGATACGCACATTATAGCAcatgaaagtttccaaaaattttgaaaaaattactaaaattagaaaataccaaaaaggcacaattaaaaaattatccGAGTGGACTCGGATATATCGGCCAAAAGTTACGACTCAGCCGATATTGCGAACCATGATCTGATCTGATGAATGTAACGGTAATCTTTGTAATGTTGGCTTTTTACCCTGTTCAAGGGCCTTGTTTTCTGTACTTCCTTCTCTTCTTTGATCATGACCTTCTTTTTTCCTGAATTAAAAAGCAATGTCTATTTAAGTAAACCATAATTGGAATTTGAACATGCTCTCCAACGCTATTCTTGTTATGACTGGATCTGTAGTTTTGAATTCCCCAATATACAAGACGTGATATTTATCAAGTAATAAGCTTCTCAATAGCCAGTGCCAATAGTCAGGTGCGACTCAACCTTGTAGCAGACTAGCAGCTAGTTTACATTTGTGATTCTCGAAACATATGCTAGAGATGTTATAGTTGTTCACACATATCAAATCTAggaccaaaagaaaagagatttcatgaaatacacaATTTGAAATCTTATCCCTCTTTATGTGTGTAAAAAGAACCATGAAGCTCTTCTACCCAGTCAAGAAAACTTCAATTGTGAACAGGTTATAGACTAACAACGGTAAACAGACTTCTCCATCTGCCGAAGCTCTTTTGCTGCATCAATCATATCCGGCCTACTGGTTTGCTCATGTTCTGTGCATCTAAAAGCGAGATCCAAGAAAGCTAGCAACTGCTGCTCCAGCTCATGCACACAATTATCTCCTACCTCTTCCATTATCTTAGGATCCACAATTTGGTTGAGCTGATCATTGTCAAGGTACCCTTTGACATACTTTCGGATATGAATCAGTCTTTTGATTCCTGTATGATACATGACAGTATCCGTTTCTCCAGTTAAGAGCATGAGCATAAGAACGCCTAAGCTGTATACATCAGTTTTCTGTGTGACAAAGTATGATTTAAAGCATTGAGGATCTGTGTATACATCTGCCCACCTAAGCTGATTCTCCACCTTTAGTTCTCCAGGGGGAAGTGATATAGATAAGCCAAAGTCGAACAATTTTGCTTCACCAAATTGGTCTATTATCACTTTGTCTATGGTTAAATTGCCAAAAATGACAGGTGTAGAAAATGCAGTATGAAGATAAACCAAGACATTGGCAACATCACTCGCGATCTTTATTCTACTTCTCCAAGACAGTATTTCTTTACCATCATCAGCAGGCATGTTAAGGCAGTCAACAAGAAATTCAGTTCCAGTAGCATAACAATACACCATGGCTGGATGCTCGAATTCCAGGCAGCAACCAATAAGTTGTAAGACATTCTTGAGGTGCCTCATTTGTGAACTCATCACTATGTCGCGGATGATTCTGTTTGAAGCATTTTCATTCCACCTTGAATCTTTTCCCAGACCATtgtaaaattgaactaaaaccAGGCGTTTTCCCATGTTTCCTGTGAACATATCACCGATCTTAGTTTGACGGACTTGTTCTGAAAAGTTCCTGGTTGCCCTGATGATTTCTTCAGCTGTGAAGCTTCGGACAGGAAGTTCATAACGTGCACCAAAAGAAGCAATGAGATCCTCCAATACTAAACCTCCATTCTTGGAGAAGCAAAacaatcttttttctttctcctttctcaGTTTTGGCCTAAGGACAGCAAAAACACGCTTCATTTTATCCTTCATTATTTT contains the following coding sequences:
- the LOC113711147 gene encoding serine/threonine-protein kinase ZRK1 isoform X2, whose translation is MIPLFRKRQKEDETSPFFLENGGALLEELMASFGGRYENPIRTFSLKELLGATKDFTEKVFLGDSGCMFRGSLGEKQIFVKRFCEYEAISPHVFRGPIRDITVSSQMSHVKNILKLRGCCLELKFPALVYECSATQLLADLLYYPDDEKLLSWKSRMQIAKGIANAITYLHNAFATPIVYRNLKPSTVILDKDGTPKLFDFSLSVKLPPGKSQVEDVVMGTWGFVDPEHLESGIVTEKTDVYSMGVLLLVLLTGKEAMCKNHGGEKNLDGRKCNARQAISSFLGPCNDVYSDEGTQ
- the LOC113711933 gene encoding non-functional pseudokinase ZED1-like — encoded protein: MDCIRKALPFLKARNEEEEEEEERSSNFLKNGSLVLEELIESFGGRYKLPIKSFTAKQLIRASNNFSEQVPHMTDNGYMFRGNLEGRPILVKLYSNIGDSDKCVLRGATRDLVITSQMSHLKNVFKLIGCSFEFKCPAIVYECAGTELLAKYLSHKNDAKRLSWGSRIKIAKDIANVIGYLHSAFPTPIIYRDLTPNKVIIDQCGVAKLFDFTFSISLPPGELQVEDRVKGTFGYLEPQYTITGFITQKTDVFGFGMFMLVLFTGETAMVKYQEGTVERIHVRDYIKDCLDNAQINQILDPQIFEGENSDGLRQNLLAFLDLALRCTEYERADRPDMLDVAKELLHIEKAVRC
- the LOC113711526 gene encoding non-functional pseudokinase ZED1-like, coding for MKRVFAVLRPKLRKEKEKRLFCFSKNGGLVLEDLIASFGARYELPVRSFTAEEIIRATRNFSEQVRQTKIGDMFTGNMGKRLVLVQFYNGLGKDSRWNENASNRIIRDIVMSSQMRHLKNVLQLIGCCLEFEHPAMVYCYATGTEFLVDCLNMPADDGKEILSWRSRIKIASDVANVLVYLHTAFSTPVIFGNLTIDKVIIDQFGEAKLFDFGLSISLPPGELKVENQLRWADVYTDPQCFKSYFVTQKTDVYSLGVLMLMLLTGETDTVMYHTGIKRLIHIRKYVKGYLDNDQLNQIVDPKIMEEVGDNCVHELEQQLLAFLDLAFRCTEHEQTSRPDMIDAAKELRQMEKSVYRC